A region of the Kaistia geumhonensis genome:
GATCATGACATGAGCCAGAACGCATTCCCCATTTCCCGCCGCGCGGCGCTTGCCGCCGCCGCGGCCGTCGCCCTGACGCTCGGTGCCGGGATCGGCACTCTCAAGGCCGAGGAGAAGACGCTCACCATCGCCTACCAGACCGTGGTCGAGCCGTCGAAGATCCCTCAGGCAGACGGCACCTACGAACAGGCGACCGGCGCCAGGATCGACTGGCGGAAGTTCGACTCCGGCGCCGACGTCATCGCGGCCATCGCATCCGGCGCCGTCGATATCGGCTATGTCGGTTCGAGCCCGCTCGCCGCCGCGGCGAGCCGCGAACTGCCGATCGAGACGATCTTCGTCGTCGGCATCATCGGCGAGTCGGAGGCGCTGGTGGCGCGCAACGGCTCCGGCATCGAGAGCGGCAAGGATCTCGTCGGCAAGAAGGTCGCGGTGCCCTTCGTCTCGACGACTCATTACAGCCTGCTCGCCGCGCTCAAGCATTGGGGCATCGATCCGAAGAGCGTCGAGATCCTGAACCTGCGCCCGCCGGAGATCGCCGCCGCCTGGTCGCGCGGCGACATCGACGCTGCCTATGTCTGGGATCCGGCGCTCGGCAAGATTAAGGAGAACGGCAAGGTCGTGACGAGTTCGGCCGAGGTCGGGGCCTGGGGTGCTCCGACCTTCGACGCCTGGATCGTCCGGAAGGACTATGCCGCCGCCCATCCGGACGTCGTGAGCTCGTTCGTCAAGGTCACCGGCGACTCCTACGCCGCCTATCGCAAGGCGCCCGACGCCTGGACCGCGACCTCGCCCGAGGCCGAGAAGATCGCGCGGTTGACCGGCGCCAAGCTGGACGAAGTGCCGGCGCTGCTGAAGGGCTACGAGTTCCCGCTGCTCGACGAGCAGGCCTCGGCCAGGCTGCTGGGCGGCGGCACCACGACCGCGATCGCCGACGCGTCGGCCTTCCTGAAAGAGCAGGGAAAGATCCCGGCCGTGCTCCCCGACTATAGCCCCTATGTGACGACCCGCTTCGTCACCGAGGCACTCGCCGCCACCAACTGACGCGATCGACCGGCGCGGAAGCTCCTCCTTCCGCGCCGGTCGTCGAGGATGCCATGGCCCAGCTCGACTTCGCCCATATCACGACGACCTATGACGGCGCGGCATCACCGGTGCTGTCTGACGTATCGCTGTCGATCGCGTCCGGGGAATTCGTCGTCGTCATCGGCCGGTCCGGCTGCGGCAAGACCACGCTTCTCAACATAGCCGCCGGATTCACGGTGCCTGATGCGGGCCGGGTGACGCTGGACGGTCGGCCGGTCACCGGTCCGGGCGCCGAGCGCGCGGTGGTGTTCCAGGACGACGCGCTGTTTCCATGGCTGACGACGGCGGAGAATGTCGCGTTCGCGCTGCGGCTTCGCGGAGAGGACAAGGCCGGGCGTCGTGAGGCTGCCGATGCGCTGCTCCAGAGGGTTGGCCTCGACGCGTTCGGTGACCGTCCGATCTGGCAGCTCTCGGGTGGGCAGCGCCAGCGGATCGGCCTCGCGCGCGCGCTGGCGGCGCAGCCCGACTTCCTGCTGATGGACGAACCGCTCGGCGCGCTCGATGCGATGACTCGCGAGCAGATGCAGGAACTGCTGCTCGATATCTCGCACGAGACCCGGGCCGGGATCCTGCTCATCACCCACAGCGTCGAGGAAGCGCTCTTTCTCGCCACCCGCATTGTCGTCATGGCGCCCTCCCCCGGCCGTATCGTGCGCTCCCTCGAATTCGACTTCAGCCGCCGGATCCTGGCTGGCGAAAGCGCGCGGTCGATCAAGACGTCGCCAGAGTTCGCAGCCGCGCGTGCCAGTGTGCTCGACCTCGTCTTCGACCGGGTGCCGGCATGACGCTGGTCGCGGAGGAGACGAGAACCATCGCGGTGCGCCCCGCCAAGGCAAAACCGCGCGCGCGCAACCGCCATGGACGCACCCGGGCCATCGCCACGGTCGCGACGCTGCTGGCGTTGCTGGCGGCATGGACGCTGGCGTCCTCTCTCGGCTGGGTGCCGGCGCTCTTCCTCCCCTCCCCGCCCGCGGTCGCCAAGGCCTTCTGGACCGTCGCGACATCGGGCTTCGTCGATGCGACGCTGCTGCAGCATCTCGCCGCAAGCCTCGCCCGGGTCTTCGCGGCCCTCATCGCTTCCATCGTCGTCGCCGTGCCGATCGGCTTTGCGATCGGCCTTTCGCCGGTCGGCCGCGGGATCTTCGATCCGATCATCGAGTTCCTGCGGCCGCTCCCGCCGCTCGCCTATCTGCCGCTGGTCATCATCTGGTTCGGCATCGGCGAGGCCTCGAAGATCCTCGTCATCGCGATCGCCATGCTGGCACCGATCGTCATCTCGACGGCGGCGGGCGTCGCGTCCGTCTCGCGCGACCATCTGAACGCGGC
Encoded here:
- the tauA gene encoding taurine ABC transporter substrate-binding protein, with amino-acid sequence MSQNAFPISRRAALAAAAAVALTLGAGIGTLKAEEKTLTIAYQTVVEPSKIPQADGTYEQATGARIDWRKFDSGADVIAAIASGAVDIGYVGSSPLAAAASRELPIETIFVVGIIGESEALVARNGSGIESGKDLVGKKVAVPFVSTTHYSLLAALKHWGIDPKSVEILNLRPPEIAAAWSRGDIDAAYVWDPALGKIKENGKVVTSSAEVGAWGAPTFDAWIVRKDYAAAHPDVVSSFVKVTGDSYAAYRKAPDAWTATSPEAEKIARLTGAKLDEVPALLKGYEFPLLDEQASARLLGGGTTTAIADASAFLKEQGKIPAVLPDYSPYVTTRFVTEALAATN
- a CDS encoding taurine ABC transporter ATP-binding protein codes for the protein MAQLDFAHITTTYDGAASPVLSDVSLSIASGEFVVVIGRSGCGKTTLLNIAAGFTVPDAGRVTLDGRPVTGPGAERAVVFQDDALFPWLTTAENVAFALRLRGEDKAGRREAADALLQRVGLDAFGDRPIWQLSGGQRQRIGLARALAAQPDFLLMDEPLGALDAMTREQMQELLLDISHETRAGILLITHSVEEALFLATRIVVMAPSPGRIVRSLEFDFSRRILAGESARSIKTSPEFAAARASVLDLVFDRVPA
- a CDS encoding ABC transporter permease subunit, whose protein sequence is MTLVAEETRTIAVRPAKAKPRARNRHGRTRAIATVATLLALLAAWTLASSLGWVPALFLPSPPAVAKAFWTVATSGFVDATLLQHLAASLARVFAALIASIVVAVPIGFAIGLSPVGRGIFDPIIEFLRPLPPLAYLPLVIIWFGIGEASKILVIAIAMLAPIVISTAAGVASVSRDHLNAARSLGATRLQLLRHVVLPSALGEILTGIRIALGTGWTTLVAAELVAASRGVGFMIQSAAQFLVTDVVIMGIVLIAAVAFALEAGIRLLQRWLVPWLGKS